The following are from one region of the Halomonas qaidamensis genome:
- a CDS encoding DctP family TRAP transporter solute-binding subunit: MTLTRSIARLTVGLAGVALLSAAFSAQARELSVSTVLSDAFPWGQAAEKWAELVEERSGGELTLRVYPNSQLVSGDQTREFSAMRSGLIDAAVGSTINWSPQVPELNLFSLPFFIPDEAAVDAVTGGEAGELVFEAIESRGVMPLAWGENGFRQVSNSRGAISQPADLDGLKIRVVGSPLFQDTFSALGADPTQMSWTDAQPALTTGAVDGQENPLSVFDVARIDQVGQVHLTLWNYMNDPLIFAVNQQVWQSLNEEQQALLRETAIEAGEWEIAMTREEESERLAAIQERGVTVTELTDEQYQAFVDATQSVYEKWTPRIGEDVVNAAQSAIDAR; this comes from the coding sequence ATGACGCTGACACGCTCTATAGCTCGTTTAACGGTAGGTTTGGCTGGTGTTGCCCTGCTATCTGCTGCTTTTTCTGCGCAAGCACGTGAGCTCTCGGTTTCCACTGTTTTGTCTGACGCTTTCCCATGGGGGCAGGCGGCGGAAAAGTGGGCGGAGCTAGTGGAAGAACGCAGTGGCGGTGAACTAACGCTGCGAGTTTACCCAAACTCCCAGTTAGTATCGGGAGATCAAACCCGGGAGTTTTCCGCCATGCGTTCTGGGCTTATTGATGCCGCGGTAGGCTCGACCATCAACTGGTCACCCCAGGTGCCTGAACTTAACTTATTCTCGTTGCCATTTTTTATTCCCGATGAGGCGGCTGTCGATGCGGTTACCGGTGGGGAAGCGGGTGAATTGGTCTTTGAAGCGATTGAGTCGCGCGGTGTGATGCCATTGGCCTGGGGCGAAAATGGCTTCCGCCAGGTCTCGAACTCTCGTGGAGCGATCAGCCAGCCAGCGGATTTAGATGGCCTGAAAATTCGCGTTGTAGGTTCACCGCTGTTCCAGGATACCTTCTCTGCCCTTGGTGCCGACCCAACGCAGATGAGCTGGACAGATGCTCAGCCGGCGTTAACGACTGGCGCAGTTGATGGACAAGAAAATCCGCTTTCAGTATTTGATGTTGCGCGTATCGATCAGGTAGGGCAAGTACATTTAACGCTCTGGAATTATATGAATGATCCGCTGATTTTTGCGGTAAACCAGCAGGTATGGCAATCGCTGAACGAAGAACAGCAAGCGCTGTTGCGTGAAACGGCAATTGAAGCGGGTGAATGGGAAATTGCTATGACGCGCGAGGAAGAAAGCGAGCGCCTAGCGGCCATTCAAGAACGCGGCGTGACCGTTACTGAATTGACTGATGAGCAGTACCAAGCTTTTGTTGACGCTACACAATCTGTATATGAAAAATGGACGCCACGTATTGGAGAAGACGTGGTTAACGCGGCTCAGTCGGCGATCGACGCGCGTTAA
- the pyk gene encoding pyruvate kinase, with protein MNALHFSSIRRTKIVATLGPASDREGVLEAMLAAGVDVVRLNFSHGSADDHRRRLVRVREIAAQLGRSVAALGDLQGPKIRIARFKEGAVVLKEGQPFILDMALDGDAGDVHQVGCDYKTLAQDVTAGDRLLLDDGRVVLDVTRVDGQHVHTQVVVGGKLSNHKGINKQGGGLSAPALTEKDKDDLKTAVDIGVDYLAISFPRHAEDMREARRLLGEAGKDIGLVAKVERAEAVADEATLDGIIEASEAVMVARGDLGVEIGDAKLVGVQKRMIKRARSLNRAVITATQMMESMISAPLPTRAEVFDVANAVLDGSDAVMLSAETAAGDYPVETVEAMARVCLGAEREKTAQESGHRIHEGFSQPDETIALSAMYAANHMQGVTAIACMTSSGYTPLIASRIRSGLPIVGLAHNPIAQRRMALYRGVVSLPFDTSEMGATELNDEALTLLVKQGVAKLGDYVILTRGDHMNAHGGTNTMKVMLINDQHVEQAQR; from the coding sequence ATGAACGCACTGCACTTCTCGTCGATCCGTCGTACTAAAATTGTCGCCACCCTTGGTCCCGCCAGCGATCGGGAAGGTGTCTTAGAAGCCATGCTTGCGGCGGGCGTTGATGTGGTGCGTTTGAACTTCTCTCATGGTAGCGCAGATGATCACCGTCGACGTTTAGTGCGTGTGCGGGAGATCGCTGCTCAGTTAGGCCGCAGCGTCGCGGCATTGGGTGATCTTCAAGGCCCTAAAATTCGTATTGCGCGTTTTAAAGAAGGCGCTGTGGTACTTAAAGAGGGTCAGCCGTTTATTCTTGATATGGCGCTTGATGGCGATGCTGGCGATGTGCACCAGGTGGGCTGTGATTACAAAACGTTGGCGCAGGATGTCACGGCCGGAGATCGCTTGTTGCTAGACGATGGCCGTGTAGTGTTGGACGTTACCCGGGTAGATGGCCAGCATGTGCATACCCAAGTAGTGGTTGGCGGTAAGCTCTCCAACCATAAAGGCATTAATAAGCAAGGCGGTGGGCTATCTGCTCCTGCCTTAACAGAAAAAGATAAAGACGATCTAAAAACCGCTGTGGATATTGGCGTCGATTATCTAGCTATTTCGTTTCCCCGTCATGCTGAAGATATGCGAGAAGCGCGCCGCTTACTTGGTGAAGCAGGTAAAGATATTGGCTTGGTGGCAAAGGTAGAGCGCGCCGAAGCGGTGGCGGATGAGGCGACTCTTGACGGTATTATCGAAGCGTCTGAAGCGGTCATGGTGGCGCGGGGTGACTTAGGGGTTGAGATTGGAGATGCTAAACTGGTGGGCGTGCAAAAGCGCATGATCAAGCGCGCGCGCTCGCTTAACCGCGCTGTGATTACCGCCACGCAAATGATGGAAAGTATGATTTCAGCGCCGCTGCCCACCCGCGCCGAGGTCTTCGACGTTGCTAATGCGGTGCTGGATGGCAGCGACGCGGTGATGCTTTCCGCCGAAACCGCTGCGGGCGACTACCCAGTGGAAACCGTAGAAGCAATGGCTCGGGTATGCTTAGGTGCTGAGCGAGAAAAAACTGCCCAGGAATCAGGCCACCGTATTCATGAAGGTTTCTCTCAGCCAGATGAGACCATTGCGCTTTCAGCCATGTACGCCGCCAATCATATGCAAGGGGTCACGGCGATTGCCTGTATGACTTCCTCAGGTTACACGCCGTTGATTGCTTCACGTATCCGCTCAGGTCTGCCCATTGTTGGGCTTGCCCATAACCCTATCGCCCAGCGTCGTATGGCGCTATATCGCGGTGTTGTGTCACTTCCGTTTGATACCTCAGAAATGGGCGCTACGGAGCTGAATGATGAAGCACTAACGTTGCTGGTTAAGCAGGGCGTCGCTAAACTTGGTGACTATGTCATCCTGACCCGAGGCGATCATATGAATGCTCATGGCGGTACCAATACCATGAAGGTGATGTTGATTAACGATCAGCACGTTGAACAAGCACAGCGCTAG
- a CDS encoding DMT family transporter, with protein MPLRDLMLGLLVIAIWALNIIVIKVGVAELPPLLMTTLRFMLVAALLVPFYPVARAQLPFLLLLSITFGSLHFALLFIGLGQAEAGTGALLVQMGTPFATLLAVVFLKEKLGAKRIAGLLLSFSGVIVLAGGPTLPSPLPLTILLLSAFGWAVSQLLIKRGPPIAPLALAGWVALFAIPQVALGSWLFETGQWQAIQQASWRGWGAVVYTAVMSSIVAYGIWYALLRRHPVNRVVPMTLLVPVLAVGLGALLMGDSLGIHKLLGGGLVVAGIALIVLNVGQRRPAKPV; from the coding sequence GTGCCACTACGCGATCTGATGCTAGGCCTGTTGGTTATCGCCATTTGGGCACTGAACATTATTGTGATTAAAGTCGGCGTAGCAGAGCTACCACCGCTATTAATGACGACCCTACGCTTTATGCTAGTCGCTGCACTACTGGTGCCTTTCTACCCCGTCGCTCGTGCTCAGCTACCTTTTTTACTCTTGCTTTCCATCACGTTTGGTAGCCTGCATTTTGCGCTGCTGTTCATCGGGTTGGGCCAAGCTGAAGCAGGCACTGGCGCACTGCTGGTGCAGATGGGCACCCCCTTTGCCACACTGCTGGCGGTGGTATTTCTTAAAGAAAAACTGGGGGCAAAGCGTATAGCGGGGCTGTTACTCTCTTTTTCTGGCGTGATTGTGTTGGCTGGTGGGCCAACACTACCCTCACCACTGCCACTGACCATTCTGTTGTTAAGTGCCTTTGGTTGGGCCGTTTCCCAACTATTAATTAAGCGCGGCCCGCCCATTGCCCCTTTGGCATTGGCAGGCTGGGTGGCGCTATTTGCGATCCCCCAAGTGGCGTTAGGGTCGTGGCTATTTGAAACCGGCCAGTGGCAGGCCATTCAGCAAGCAAGCTGGCGGGGGTGGGGAGCAGTAGTCTACACCGCGGTAATGTCGTCTATTGTGGCATACGGTATTTGGTATGCTTTATTGCGCCGTCACCCTGTCAATCGCGTAGTGCCTATGACCTTGCTAGTACCCGTGTTAGCAGTGGGCTTGGGCGCGCTATTGATGGGTGACAGCTTAGGCATTCACAAACTATTGGGCGGAGGACTCGTGGTGGCCGGTATCGCGCTGATCGTACTCAATGTTGGCCAACGCCGGCCGGCCAAACCTGTGTAA
- the modA gene encoding molybdate ABC transporter substrate-binding protein, with protein MMRALLLICLLLVTAPAFAGAPIIAAASNLQFALEEAAERFTQQTGHVLRLNFGSSGNFRRQIAQGAPFELFLSADEVFVQALYQQGHVDNEGVIYARGRLAWAQPKGKYPLPDKQTPLAGVHEAIAAHDAGQRQRIAIASPEHAPYGVAAQEVLQSADLWEASEPLRIQGENVSQTLQFALSDDARGGLVAYSLVLAPALSERSEFVLIPETWHTPLRQRMVLTPQAGEVAQAFYAWLQEADALAIFQQYGFSTE; from the coding sequence ATGATGCGAGCGCTGCTGTTGATATGTTTGTTACTGGTTACTGCGCCTGCATTTGCAGGCGCACCTATTATTGCTGCAGCCTCTAACCTGCAGTTTGCATTAGAAGAGGCGGCTGAGCGTTTTACTCAGCAAACGGGGCATGTTCTGCGCCTCAATTTCGGTTCCTCCGGAAATTTTCGTCGCCAAATAGCTCAAGGGGCTCCTTTTGAGCTATTTCTTTCGGCGGATGAAGTATTTGTGCAGGCGCTTTATCAACAAGGCCATGTTGATAATGAGGGCGTTATTTACGCTCGCGGTCGGCTGGCATGGGCGCAGCCTAAAGGAAAGTATCCCCTCCCTGATAAGCAGACACCGCTTGCGGGGGTGCATGAGGCAATTGCTGCACATGACGCCGGACAGCGTCAGCGAATAGCCATTGCCAGCCCTGAGCACGCTCCTTATGGCGTAGCTGCCCAAGAGGTACTGCAAAGCGCTGACCTATGGGAAGCCAGTGAGCCGCTGCGCATTCAAGGAGAAAATGTGTCTCAAACGCTGCAGTTTGCCCTTTCTGATGATGCCCGTGGAGGCTTAGTTGCCTACTCGCTGGTGCTTGCGCCAGCACTTAGCGAACGCAGTGAGTTTGTATTAATTCCTGAAACATGGCACACGCCGTTGCGTCAACGCATGGTGTTAACTCCCCAGGCGGGCGAGGTTGCGCAAGCATTTTATGCGTGGCTGCAGGAAGCAGACGCGTTGGCTATTTTTCAGCAATATGGCTTTAGTACCGAATAA
- a CDS encoding ureidoglycolate lyase — protein MIKLIAEPLTAEAFAPFGDVLDARTSASFPINAGRTQRHHNLATVETLGENAHTLINIFVSQPVTLPLELTFLERHPQGSQAFMPLHQERFIVVVAPPGDIIDKADVRAFVTDGRQGVNYRAGTWHAIQSVLEREGEFLVVDRGGDGNNCDEFPIAICITLA, from the coding sequence ATGATTAAACTGATAGCTGAACCGCTAACAGCGGAGGCGTTTGCGCCTTTTGGCGATGTGTTGGATGCCCGCACGTCAGCGTCGTTTCCCATCAATGCTGGTCGTACCCAGCGACACCACAACCTGGCAACCGTAGAGACGCTGGGTGAAAACGCCCATACGCTGATCAATATTTTTGTCAGCCAGCCAGTTACGCTGCCGTTGGAATTAACCTTTTTAGAGCGTCATCCCCAAGGTAGCCAAGCTTTTATGCCGTTGCATCAAGAGCGCTTTATTGTGGTAGTCGCTCCCCCTGGCGATATCATTGATAAGGCGGACGTCCGCGCCTTTGTCACAGACGGCCGCCAGGGCGTTAACTACCGGGCCGGCACCTGGCACGCGATACAGTCGGTGCTTGAGCGTGAAGGCGAGTTTTTAGTGGTAGACCGTGGTGGCGATGGCAACAACTGTGATGAATTCCCTATCGCGATCTGCATAACCTTGGCATAA
- a CDS encoding TRAP transporter large permease: MTPDVWMILAFAGFLIAGVPVAFSLALAGSVGIVAGLSPDMLATLGTNTYNSIAKYPLIAIPLFILTGLIFERSGVALRLVRFAQALIGPRHGGLALVAVLVCMIMGGMSGSGPADAAAVAMVMLPSMTKAGYPKPFSATLIAASASTAILIPPSVALILYSIVVPGVDLRALFAAGLFPGILAGLALLVPAMIVAKRYGWEGTPIAGSETLTVRTTFRQALPALFAPVLILGGLRSGLFTPTEAAVVAVAYGTLVGLLLTKELSLRDLWELLGEAAIISGVVMLIIALAGIFAWAGTMLGTFRHLAEWIIGLTDNGILLLVLVMLAVLVAGMLLDAISIYLIMMPVLIPVMQHFEWNPVWFGILLAMNIAIGQFTPPVAVNLMVTTEVAKIRLEETLCWALLFVVAMGCALALVAIFPSIALWLPTVLGYNI, encoded by the coding sequence ATGACGCCTGATGTGTGGATGATTCTTGCCTTCGCTGGGTTTTTAATAGCAGGTGTGCCAGTCGCTTTTTCACTTGCGTTGGCTGGTTCGGTGGGTATTGTGGCTGGGCTTTCGCCCGATATGCTGGCAACGTTGGGTACCAATACCTACAACAGCATTGCCAAGTACCCCTTAATCGCGATACCGCTATTTATATTGACCGGTCTGATTTTTGAGCGTTCGGGCGTGGCGCTACGTTTGGTACGTTTTGCCCAAGCGCTGATAGGGCCTCGCCATGGCGGCCTGGCACTGGTTGCGGTGCTGGTGTGTATGATAATGGGAGGTATGAGCGGATCCGGCCCAGCGGATGCGGCGGCAGTGGCCATGGTAATGCTGCCAAGCATGACAAAAGCGGGTTATCCAAAGCCATTTTCCGCAACTCTCATCGCAGCCTCTGCATCCACTGCTATCTTAATTCCTCCTTCCGTGGCGTTGATTCTTTACTCGATTGTAGTGCCTGGTGTCGATCTGCGCGCTTTGTTTGCTGCAGGACTTTTTCCCGGCATTTTGGCAGGGCTAGCGCTGCTGGTGCCTGCGATGATTGTCGCTAAACGTTATGGCTGGGAGGGGACGCCGATAGCTGGCTCTGAAACCTTAACCGTTCGTACAACGTTCAGGCAGGCGTTGCCCGCCTTGTTTGCTCCCGTGCTCATTTTAGGAGGCCTGCGTTCAGGTCTATTTACCCCGACCGAAGCTGCCGTAGTCGCGGTTGCCTATGGCACCCTTGTGGGGCTGTTGCTAACAAAGGAGCTTTCGTTACGTGACCTGTGGGAGTTGTTGGGAGAGGCGGCAATTATTTCTGGTGTGGTGATGTTGATTATCGCCCTAGCGGGTATTTTTGCCTGGGCCGGCACAATGTTGGGTACTTTCCGCCATTTGGCAGAGTGGATTATTGGCTTAACGGACAATGGTATTTTGCTTTTGGTACTTGTCATGCTAGCGGTATTGGTCGCCGGCATGCTGCTTGACGCTATCTCTATCTATCTCATCATGATGCCGGTGCTGATTCCCGTCATGCAACACTTTGAGTGGAACCCAGTTTGGTTCGGCATTCTGCTAGCTATGAATATTGCTATTGGGCAATTTACCCCGCCGGTGGCAGTCAATTTGATGGTCACCACAGAGGTTGCCAAAATTCGTTTGGAAGAGACGCTCTGCTGGGCATTACTGTTTGTTGTAGCGATGGGGTGTGCACTAGCTTTAGTGGCTATTTTTCCGAGCATTGCCCTGTGGTTACCGACAGTGCTTGGTTATAACATCTGA
- a CDS encoding TRAP transporter small permease: MKGFPDARPERWLGALSLIIISLISLGNVVTRYLTGGSFSFTEEFSVFLLVVLTFAGASVAIRRNRHIRIGFLERALPARWRSALILFQALCGLTVLGLVTWYGGKLAWQEYQWESLSPGLGLPQWWYLVWLPILSAAMLWRLVQQTHDRLKGGLNNDA; this comes from the coding sequence ATGAAAGGCTTTCCCGATGCACGCCCTGAACGCTGGCTGGGCGCGCTGTCTCTTATTATTATTTCGTTGATTAGCTTGGGAAATGTGGTTACGCGTTATTTAACAGGCGGCTCCTTTTCGTTTACTGAAGAGTTTTCTGTTTTTTTACTAGTGGTGCTTACGTTTGCGGGGGCATCGGTGGCGATTAGACGAAACCGTCATATCCGTATCGGATTTTTAGAGCGTGCCCTACCTGCGCGTTGGCGTAGTGCATTGATTTTATTTCAGGCGTTGTGTGGGCTGACTGTATTGGGGTTGGTGACTTGGTACGGCGGGAAATTGGCCTGGCAAGAGTATCAGTGGGAATCGTTATCGCCTGGATTAGGGTTGCCCCAGTGGTGGTACCTAGTATGGCTGCCGATATTGTCAGCTGCCATGCTATGGCGTCTCGTTCAGCAAACCCATGACCGATTAAAGGGAGGGCTGAATAATGACGCCTGA
- a CDS encoding ABC transporter ATP-binding protein, protein MADIITGNGLTVVAKQCGPIPLDASFSCPAGQLLALVGPSGSGKTTLLRTIAGLYQPEKGLVACAGNVWLATERGYSLTPQQRKIGMVFQDYALFPHLSALENVQLAMGHLPQAQRQLRAKQWLANVRLEGLEKRFPSQLSGGQRQRVALARALAREPQALLLDEPFSAVDQVTRRRLQRELALLRQQISIPIILVTHDLEEAAALADQICVLHNGVSLQQGSPEALFRRPASPLVARLLDRHNIFEGQVVSSNGQRRLQWGKYCLEVAGGLDDLPLGESVTWYLPPSDIVLHRRDRPSQGERENPVAATVDEMVVLGGMTSISLRVSHGDRLRFDIATHAARRNQLALGEQVHVSLLAKGVYLMSGSEEAVANALNSVSSLNSEY, encoded by the coding sequence GTGGCTGACATAATCACAGGCAATGGACTGACGGTGGTGGCCAAGCAGTGCGGGCCGATCCCGCTGGATGCGTCGTTTAGCTGCCCGGCAGGCCAGCTGTTAGCGCTGGTAGGCCCTTCTGGCAGTGGCAAAACCACGCTATTGCGTACCATCGCTGGTTTGTACCAGCCTGAAAAGGGTCTTGTGGCGTGTGCGGGTAACGTGTGGTTGGCAACTGAGCGAGGCTACTCCCTTACCCCCCAGCAGCGCAAAATCGGCATGGTGTTTCAAGATTATGCCCTGTTCCCCCACCTCAGCGCGTTAGAGAATGTCCAGCTTGCCATGGGGCATCTGCCCCAGGCTCAACGCCAGCTCCGTGCAAAACAGTGGCTTGCCAATGTGCGCTTGGAAGGCCTGGAAAAACGCTTTCCTAGCCAGCTTTCTGGCGGGCAGCGCCAACGGGTGGCGCTTGCGCGCGCTTTGGCCCGTGAGCCGCAGGCACTGCTGTTAGACGAACCTTTTTCAGCCGTTGATCAGGTGACCCGCCGCCGGCTCCAGCGCGAGCTGGCACTGCTGCGCCAGCAGATCTCTATCCCGATTATTCTGGTGACCCACGATTTAGAAGAAGCCGCTGCGCTGGCAGATCAAATTTGCGTGTTACATAACGGCGTGAGTTTGCAGCAAGGAAGCCCCGAAGCACTGTTTCGGCGGCCAGCTTCGCCGTTGGTGGCAAGGTTGTTAGATCGTCACAATATTTTCGAAGGGCAGGTGGTCAGCAGCAACGGCCAGCGTCGACTGCAGTGGGGAAAGTACTGTTTAGAAGTTGCCGGAGGTCTCGACGATTTGCCGCTTGGGGAAAGCGTCACCTGGTACCTACCGCCTTCTGATATTGTGTTACATCGTCGTGATCGACCTTCACAGGGTGAGCGTGAAAATCCTGTGGCCGCAACAGTGGATGAGATGGTAGTACTTGGTGGTATGACGTCGATCTCGCTGCGTGTTTCTCATGGCGATAGGCTACGTTTTGATATTGCTACTCATGCTGCTAGACGCAACCAGTTAGCGTTGGGAGAGCAGGTACATGTGTCGCTTCTGGCGAAAGGCGTTTATCTTATGTCAGGCTCGGAGGAGGCTGTGGCTAACGCGTTGAATAGCGTATCGTCACTGAATAGCGAGTATTGA
- the modB gene encoding molybdate ABC transporter permease subunit, with protein MDWTALSVSLRLAGLTCLFLLPVGIWLGRTLATAKFRGKGLCEALIALPLVLPPTVLGFYLLQQFGRDAPLGGVWASLTGGGLNFTFSGILLASLIANLPFAIQPIQRAFENVPTNLREAAWCSGLSPWQTLVRIELPLVWPGILSAAALTFAHTLGEFGVILMVGGAIDGETRTLAIAIYDRVQAFDEQGAARMSALLLFVSLTTLGLVYGLAGRRRWVRG; from the coding sequence ATGGATTGGACGGCGCTCTCAGTATCGCTGCGCTTAGCAGGTTTAACCTGCCTTTTCTTACTCCCCGTAGGAATATGGTTGGGCCGCACGCTAGCAACAGCAAAGTTTCGTGGCAAAGGGCTATGTGAAGCACTAATCGCGCTGCCGCTAGTGTTGCCGCCCACCGTGCTTGGCTTTTATTTGCTACAGCAGTTTGGTCGTGATGCGCCTTTAGGCGGCGTTTGGGCCTCGCTGACAGGAGGTGGGCTCAACTTTACTTTTAGCGGTATCTTGTTAGCCTCATTAATCGCTAATTTACCTTTTGCGATTCAACCGATTCAGCGCGCCTTTGAGAACGTGCCAACTAACCTGCGAGAAGCTGCTTGGTGCAGCGGGCTGAGTCCTTGGCAGACACTGGTACGCATTGAGCTACCGCTGGTGTGGCCGGGCATTCTCTCTGCAGCTGCCTTAACGTTTGCCCATACGTTGGGGGAGTTCGGGGTGATTTTAATGGTTGGCGGCGCGATTGATGGGGAAACCCGCACGCTGGCGATTGCCATTTATGATCGAGTACAGGCGTTTGATGAACAAGGTGCTGCGCGCATGTCGGCACTGCTGTTGTTCGTGTCGTTAACAACCCTTGGTTTAGTTTACGGGTTGGCTGGTAGGCGAAGGTGGGTGCGTGGCTGA
- a CDS encoding DUF192 domain-containing protein, with translation MILSRRQLLKTSLGVSLAASVPMSLLNVWAAEAQATTLPLAIHSQDGPHRLDVEVAETASQRQRGLMEREHLPEARGMLFRFESEQPAGNAFWMYRTLIPLDIAYIDGEGRIVAINTMQPCTSDTPRECPSYPAGASYHAALEVNAGYFAERGIQVGDCVSVPALAGFCRPDAS, from the coding sequence ATGATCCTTTCTCGTCGTCAACTGCTTAAAACGTCGTTGGGTGTTTCGCTAGCGGCGAGCGTGCCGATGTCGCTGTTAAACGTTTGGGCAGCCGAAGCGCAAGCCACGACGCTGCCGCTGGCGATCCACAGCCAAGACGGCCCCCATCGATTAGACGTTGAAGTGGCGGAGACCGCCTCCCAGCGACAGCGTGGCTTAATGGAACGTGAGCACCTGCCAGAAGCGCGTGGCATGCTGTTTCGGTTTGAAAGTGAGCAGCCCGCAGGCAATGCCTTCTGGATGTACCGTACGTTAATTCCGTTAGATATTGCTTATATTGATGGTGAAGGCCGCATTGTGGCGATTAACACCATGCAGCCCTGTACATCCGATACGCCCCGCGAATGCCCCTCTTATCCAGCTGGCGCGTCTTATCATGCGGCGCTCGAGGTTAATGCTGGCTACTTCGCCGAGCGCGGTATTCAGGTGGGTGACTGCGTATCTGTTCCCGCTCTGGCCGGGTTTTGTCGCCCTGATGCATCGTAA